The Fervidobacterium pennivorans DNA segment TCCTCTGACAAGAATCTTCTGTTCCTTTGGGAGAACTTGTATAACTTCTCCTCTTTTACCTTTGTCTCTTCCAGAAATAACTTGAACTGTATCACCTTTTTTAATCTTCTGTGCCATCGATTACCACCCCTTACCATACTTCTGGAGCAAGAGATACGATTTTCATGAATCCTTTTTCTCTCAGTTCCCTTGCCACTGGTCCAAAGACACGTGTTCCCTTTGGTTGATTAAACTTATCAAGCACTACAGCTGCATTGTCATCAAATCTTATGTAACTTCCATCTGGTCTTCTAATTTCTTTTCTTGTCCTCACGATAACTGCTTTTACAACATCGCCCTTCTTAATATCTGTGTTTGGTACAGCTTCCCTAACGCTGCAAACCACAATGTCACCAACTGTTCCATACTTCTTGTGAGAACCTCCAAGCACTCTTATAACTCTTAAAACCTTAGCACCAGAATTGTCCGCTGCTACGAGGTAGCTTTCGTTCTGTATCATTGTTCACTACCCCCTTCAAGTAGTTCCGTGTCTAATACCTCTGCCTCAGGCGTTTCTCCAAGTCTTGAACGTTCAACGATTCTTACAACGACCCATCTTTTCAATTTGCTGAGAGGTCTTGATTCTTCAATTTCGACAATGTCTCCAATCCTACAAGCGTTGTTCTCATCGTGAGCGTAGAATTTCTTAGATCTTTTCACATATTTTCCAAACTTTGGATGTTTAACAAGTCTTTCCACTTTAACAGTTACAGTCTTATCCATTTTATCGCTAACAACAACTCCGATGAATCTTTTCTTAGGCATGTGGATTACCTCCTTATACCAAGTTCACGTTCGCGAAGGATTGTTTTGATTCGTGCAATGTCCCTTTTGGTTTTTTGAATCAAGCTGAAGTCCCTAAGTTCTCCCATCGCGTTTTGGAATCTCAAGTTCATAAGTGTTCTTTTCTTTTCCTCTAAAAGCTTTAACAATTCTTCATTGCTCATATTTCTAATTTCCACAGGCTTCATACTGCTTCACCACCTATGTGATGTCTCGTAACTATCTTTGTCTTTATCGGAAGTTTTGTTGCCGCGTATTCGAGCGCTTTGATAGCTGTTTCTTCGTCCACACCACCGATTTCAAACATTACCTTTCCCGGTTTTACTACAGCAACCCAACCTTCAACGTTACCCTTACCTTTTCCGAGTTTTGTTTCAGGTGGATGTTTCGTGTAGGACTTGTCTGGGAATATCTTTATCCACAGTTTTCCTTCCTTTTTGAGAGTCCTTGTTATCGCCAACCTGCAAGCTTCTATCTGTTGTGCTGTAATCCAAGCTGGTTCTAATGCTTTAAGGCCGTATTCACCAAAAACAACCAATGCTCCACCTTTTGCATCGCCTTTTGTTCGGCCTCTTTGCTGTTTTCTGTATTTTACTCTTTTCGGCATCAACATGGTTTTGCTAACCTCCTTTTACACTATCGTGTCACGTTCTCGAGTCGATAAGTTCTAAAAAATCATTTTTGCGTTATATATTCGCGTCGCCTTTGTATATCCAAACTTTCACACCTATGGTTCCATATTTTGTTTCCGCTCTGGCTGTAGAGTAATCTATAATAGCTCTAAGCGTCTGGAGTGGGAGTCTTCCCTTCAAATACCACTCAGTTCTTGCAATTTCAGCACCTGCCAACCTACCAGAGACCATTATCTTTATTCCCTTTGCTCCTCTTCTCATTGCAGCAGCGATTGCTCTTTTCATGACAATCTTGTAGGAAGCCCTCTTCTCAATTTTCTGTGCAATGGATTCTGCTACGAGTGTTGCCTCAGTCTCAGGCGTTTTTACTTCGACTATGTCAACACCAAACTTCCTGTTAAATTTGCTCTCGAGTGATTGTCTGAGTTCTGTTATGCCAGCACCTTTTCTTCCGATGAGAATTCCAGGTCTTGCTGCATGGATAGTGACCAATACTCTTTCAGCATCTGGTCTTTGGATAAATACTCTTGCAATACCTGCTTGGTTGTATGTTTTCTTTATGAAGTCCCTGATGGCTTCGTCTTCGAGTAAGTATTCACTGTATTTTTTCTCATTGAACCACTGTGCGTCCCATTCTGCCGTTAATCCGAGCCTAAAACCCTTTGGATGAACTTTTTGACCCACCTATATCACCTCACAAGCATGTTTTTGTATTATTTTGCATTTTCTTTGTATTCTTTTTCTTTTTCCCTGTCTCTAACAACAACAGTTATATGGGACATCCTTTTCTGAATGATGTCCGCTCTTCCTCTACCGCGTGGCCAAACTCTCTTCATTCTTGGTCCGTCGTTTACGTAGCATTCGGCAACATAAAGGTTGTCTTCGGAAAGTCCAAAGTTATTCGTTGCATTCGCTACTGCAGATTTTAGCACATTGTACACGATTCGTGCAGCCTTTTTAGGCGAAAATTCAAGAATTGTATACGCTTCTGAAACATTTTTACCCCTTATGGAGTTAACAACAGCTCTTGCCTTCCTAGGAGATATGCGCACGAACCTTGCAACAGCACGTGCTTCATATTTTGGTAACGTTGCGAGAACCTCTTTACGTTTCGCATGGAACTTGGACCTTTTGAGTCCTTCTCGTTTGACGATGGGTTGCATTATATACTCCCTCCTCGTATAATAAGTTCGGTAAAAATTAAAATTGGTCTTTGAAAATTGAATGCATATTTTTTAACACCTCTGGTAAAATAGTTTCAGGTTGCCCCTCCTTGAGACTTTGTTCTCTTAAATAAGATTGCCTAACTAGAGTACAGCTTTTTACTTGCCGGAAAATGTTTTGCCTCGTTTTCTTATGTACCGCGAGGTTGTAAGGCTGTACTCAATCCGGAGGTGATTCCTTTGGCTATTTTAGCTATTGATGTCTCAAAGAACTATCTTTCTTTCTTTTCTGATTTCATCGGTAGTGGGACTGTTGAGAACTCTCCTCAAGGTATTGTTGAACTTTTTAACAAAGCTTTTGCTTCTTCTTCCGATTTTTCTCTTGTCCTTGAATCAACTGGTGTTTTTTCTTTTAATGTCGCTAACTTCTTCTTTCAAAACAACGTACCTGTCTTTTGGGTTAAAACTGATAACATTAAGCTCTATCGCAAAATTCTCAATCGTCCTAAAACTGACAAAATCGATGCTGAACTTATTTTCTCTATCGCTTCTAAATTTCCTGAGTCTTTAGTCCCTTTTGTCAATAACTCATATATCATCTCTGAGCTTCGTAATCTCACCAGACTTTATTTAAAGTTCAACGAAGATATCGCTCGATTGAAACTTAGGCTCTATTCGTATGTTTCTCTTTATTTCCCTAAACTTGACTTTAAACTAAATAAGACTTTCGAATGCCTGCTTAAAGATTATACAATCGAAGAAATCGCAAACATGCCAATTGAAGAGTTATTTGAATATATTGCGAAAATTTCCAGACACAATGTCTCTTCACAAGTCTTAGCAGAAAAACTCCAAACTCTTGCTAAAGATGCCTTGAGGTTGTCTGTTAATCCTTCAAACACTCTGAGAATATCTATTGTTTCCACTATCGATTTGATACAGCACTATGAAAAACAAATCGAACTAGTAAAGAAAGAAATAAGTAAATTACTTAAAGTAATTTCGAACACACTAACAACAGTCAAAGGGATAGGAGAAATAACTGCAGCTGGAATTATAGCCGAAATAGGAGACATCAATCGTTTCGAAAAAGCCTCAGCGTTAGCATCATACGCAGGGCTTGTATGGACAATCAATCAAAGTGGAAATTACAAATCAGAAAACAACCAACTAACGAAAAAAGGGAACAAGTATCTAAGAACATACCTAGTAATGGCAGCGAACGGAGTAAAGACATACGATCCTGTATACAAAGAATATTATCGCAAAAAGTACGCAGAAGCAACAACACACAAACACATGAGAGCGCTAATATTAACTGCAAGGAAATTAGTAAATTTAGTGTATTATTTACTAAAGAACAACGTACCGTATGTACCGATGAAATAGGTAAAAAGAACGAAATCAAGTATGTGAAGAATGAAAGTGAAATATTAAGTTATTGAAAGTCAAAGTGTTGACTAGGTTTTTTATTTTTCTATTTTTTCTCCTCTTGACTTATTACCGGAAATCTTATTTCTTGACCTCACCTTTTTTAGCTGATTTGTTCGTGTGACCTCCAAATCTCCTGGTGAACGAGAATTCGCCAAGCTTGTGACCAACCATGTTTTCCGTTATGTAGACCGGAATGTGTTTCATACCGTTGTAGACCGCAATTGTGTGGCCAACCATTTCGGGAACGATTGTACTTGCCCTGCTCCATGTTTTGATAATCTTCTTTTCACCAGTCTCGTTAAGCATTCTTATCTTCTTTAACAGTTTCGGATCTACGTAAGGTCCTTTTTTACTGGAACGGCTCATTTATTACACCTCCTGATTGCTCAACACTTATCAGCTTATTAAGCGTTCCTTCTTCTTACAATGAATTTATCACTTGGTCTCTTACCTCTTCTTGTCTTGTAACCCTTTGCTGGAACGCCCCATGGACTCTGTGGATGGTGACCTTTACCTCTACCTTCTCCACCACCGTGTGGGTGATCAACCGGGTTCATAACAACACCACGGACATGTGGTCTTCTACCTTTCCATCTTTCCCTACCGGCTTTACCGGAAACCTCGTTTTTGTGGTCTTCGTTCCCTACAACGCCAACTGTTGCGTAGCATCTTACGTGAACTTTGCGAAGCTCTCCAGAAGGCATTCTAAGAAGTGCATAGTCGCCTTCTTTTGCCATTAACTGACAAGAAACACCAGCACTTCTTGCTATTTTAGCACCACCACGTGGGTAGAACTCTATGTTGTGAACAATTGTACCAACTGGGATGTTTTCAAGTGGCAGCGCGTTACCTGGTTTTATTTCAGCGTTTGGTCCAGCCATCACTGTGTCTCCAACGTTTAAACCGTTTGGAGCAAGTATGTATCTCTTCTCACCATCAGCGTAAACAAGCAGAGCAATTCTTGCTGTTCTG contains these protein-coding regions:
- the rpsC gene encoding 30S ribosomal protein S3; translated protein: MGQKVHPKGFRLGLTAEWDAQWFNEKKYSEYLLEDEAIRDFIKKTYNQAGIARVFIQRPDAERVLVTIHAARPGILIGRKGAGITELRQSLESKFNRKFGVDIVEVKTPETEATLVAESIAQKIEKRASYKIVMKRAIAAAMRRGAKGIKIMVSGRLAGAEIARTEWYLKGRLPLQTLRAIIDYSTARAETKYGTIGVKVWIYKGDANI
- the rpsS gene encoding 30S ribosomal protein S19 — protein: MSRSSKKGPYVDPKLLKKIRMLNETGEKKIIKTWSRASTIVPEMVGHTIAVYNGMKHIPVYITENMVGHKLGEFSFTRRFGGHTNKSAKKGEVKK
- the rpsQ gene encoding 30S ribosomal protein S17; amino-acid sequence: MPKKRFIGVVVSDKMDKTVTVKVERLVKHPKFGKYVKRSKKFYAHDENNACRIGDIVEIEESRPLSKLKRWVVVRIVERSRLGETPEAEVLDTELLEGGSEQ
- the rplB gene encoding 50S ribosomal protein L2, with protein sequence MGLKRFKPTTPGRRFMVIPDFSEITKTEPEKSLVVPLKKTGGRNHHGRITVRFRGGGHKRLYRIVDFRRWEKENIPAKVVAIEYDPNRTARIALLVYADGEKRYILAPNGLNVGDTVMAGPNAEIKPGNALPLENIPVGTIVHNIEFYPRGGAKIARSAGVSCQLMAKEGDYALLRMPSGELRKVHVRCYATVGVVGNEDHKNEVSGKAGRERWKGRRPHVRGVVMNPVDHPHGGGEGRGKGHHPQSPWGVPAKGYKTRRGKRPSDKFIVRRRNA
- a CDS encoding IS110 family RNA-guided transposase yields the protein MAILAIDVSKNYLSFFSDFIGSGTVENSPQGIVELFNKAFASSSDFSLVLESTGVFSFNVANFFFQNNVPVFWVKTDNIKLYRKILNRPKTDKIDAELIFSIASKFPESLVPFVNNSYIISELRNLTRLYLKFNEDIARLKLRLYSYVSLYFPKLDFKLNKTFECLLKDYTIEEIANMPIEELFEYIAKISRHNVSSQVLAEKLQTLAKDALRLSVNPSNTLRISIVSTIDLIQHYEKQIELVKKEISKLLKVISNTLTTVKGIGEITAAGIIAEIGDINRFEKASALASYAGLVWTINQSGNYKSENNQLTKKGNKYLRTYLVMAANGVKTYDPVYKEYYRKKYAEATTHKHMRALILTARKLVNLVYYLLKNNVPYVPMK
- the rplP gene encoding 50S ribosomal protein L16 — encoded protein: MLMPKRVKYRKQQRGRTKGDAKGGALVVFGEYGLKALEPAWITAQQIEACRLAITRTLKKEGKLWIKIFPDKSYTKHPPETKLGKGKGNVEGWVAVVKPGKVMFEIGGVDEETAIKALEYAATKLPIKTKIVTRHHIGGEAV
- the rplV gene encoding 50S ribosomal protein L22, coding for MQPIVKREGLKRSKFHAKRKEVLATLPKYEARAVARFVRISPRKARAVVNSIRGKNVSEAYTILEFSPKKAARIVYNVLKSAVANATNNFGLSEDNLYVAECYVNDGPRMKRVWPRGRGRADIIQKRMSHITVVVRDREKEKEYKENAK
- the rplN gene encoding 50S ribosomal protein L14, which encodes MIQNESYLVAADNSGAKVLRVIRVLGGSHKKYGTVGDIVVCSVREAVPNTDIKKGDVVKAVIVRTRKEIRRPDGSYIRFDDNAAVVLDKFNQPKGTRVFGPVARELREKGFMKIVSLAPEVW
- the rpmC gene encoding 50S ribosomal protein L29, translated to MKPVEIRNMSNEELLKLLEEKKRTLMNLRFQNAMGELRDFSLIQKTKRDIARIKTILRERELGIRR